In a single window of the Limnochorda sp. L945t genome:
- the lpxC gene encoding UDP-3-O-acyl-N-acetylglucosamine deacetylase has protein sequence MQTTLARSVTVEGTGLHTGRPARVKLAPMPPGSGLRLVRTDVSPPAEIEVSVRSRAPVPRCTALASPAARVMTVEHLLSALAGLGIDNVRIEVDGPEIPALDGSAARWVELVDRAGVVEQDAPSRSRRLPEVVWVGDGERFILAAPGEGLRVSFLFTADRPGLQDAFVEFDVTPEVFRREIAPARTVAFLDEVEQLRRHGLGLGGTPDNVVLVGPQGPVTPLRFADEIARHKVLDLIGDLALAGPLQARVVAIRAGHELTARLASRIWQALRPTEWKG, from the coding sequence GTGCAAACGACGCTTGCCCGATCCGTCACGGTGGAAGGGACGGGCCTTCACACGGGCCGGCCCGCCCGCGTCAAACTGGCGCCCATGCCACCCGGTTCCGGACTGCGCCTGGTGCGTACCGACGTGAGCCCGCCCGCCGAGATCGAGGTATCGGTGCGCTCGCGCGCCCCCGTGCCCCGCTGTACGGCGCTGGCGAGCCCGGCCGCCCGGGTGATGACCGTCGAGCACCTGCTGTCGGCCCTGGCGGGGCTCGGGATCGACAACGTCCGGATCGAGGTGGACGGGCCCGAGATCCCGGCCCTGGACGGCAGCGCGGCCCGGTGGGTGGAGCTGGTCGACCGGGCAGGGGTCGTCGAGCAGGACGCGCCGTCGAGGAGCCGCCGCCTCCCGGAGGTCGTCTGGGTGGGCGACGGGGAGAGGTTCATCCTGGCGGCGCCGGGCGAGGGCTTACGGGTGAGCTTCCTGTTCACCGCCGACAGACCGGGCCTCCAGGACGCCTTCGTCGAGTTCGACGTCACGCCCGAGGTGTTCCGCAGGGAGATTGCGCCGGCGAGGACCGTGGCGTTCCTTGACGAGGTGGAGCAGCTGCGCCGGCACGGGCTCGGGTTGGGGGGCACACCGGACAACGTGGTACTGGTGGGACCGCAAGGGCCCGTGACGCCGCTCAGGTTCGCCGACGAGATCGCCCGGCACAAGGTGCTGGACCTCATCGGAGACCTGGCCCTCGCCGGCCCCTTGCAGGCCAGGGTCGTGGCGATCCGGGCCGGGCACGAGCTGACGGCGAGGCTCGCCTCCCGGATCTGGCAGGCACTCCGACCAACGGAATGGAAGGGATGA
- the fabZ gene encoding 3-hydroxyacyl-ACP dehydratase FabZ has protein sequence MLDIAEIWRRIPHRYPFLLVDKVLELEEGQRVVAVKNVTINEAFFAGHYPERPIMPGVLMLEAMAQAAAVMLYPFIAKDGKLPLLAGIDRARFRRPVVPGDVLRLEARTVRLRGRAGTVSGQALVDGEPVCEADFLFAAIDGSGGQG, from the coding sequence ATGCTGGACATCGCCGAGATCTGGCGGCGGATTCCTCACCGCTACCCCTTTCTGCTCGTGGACAAGGTCCTGGAGCTGGAAGAGGGGCAGCGGGTGGTCGCCGTGAAAAACGTCACGATCAACGAAGCGTTCTTCGCGGGGCATTATCCCGAGCGTCCCATCATGCCGGGAGTGCTGATGCTGGAGGCCATGGCCCAGGCCGCGGCGGTCATGCTGTACCCGTTCATCGCCAAAGACGGCAAGCTGCCTCTCCTGGCAGGCATCGATCGGGCGCGCTTCCGAAGGCCGGTCGTGCCCGGAGACGTCCTGCGGCTGGAGGCGCGTACGGTGCGCTTGCGCGGCCGGGCGGGGACCGTGTCGGGCCAGGCGCTGGTAGACGGAGAGCCCGTGTGCGAAGCGGACTTCTTGTTCGCGGCCATTGACGGATCGGGGGGTCAAGGGTGA
- a CDS encoding amino acid ABC transporter ATP-binding protein — protein MAHLAGRTGKARARAGLWRHFVTWILAAALLAGAGSTAVSWGMQRALATTVELALGEAGRWDVLVQVQEDRLGEARGAIQQLAASRYPGARVRTGPTAAGSAVVLLSLPPSMRTGPSFERLGRELQGIPGVVAWVPLVEPSIVVSRLHPAIAARVQDQAERDRGVAYTFFHGSDLVLVLRRPEELSRVRARLDEWLGGYRVIRVSPQVPAGSPAPGQSGLGRLAQDVSAAVSAMPGRPKVAYAGPVAEGSGAAAVRWAGRMRDFLLQYATVARIEPRQDLSPPLAGGEEVEVGRLAARVLPGPSGSPVAVLLDDPASSVDLLGKTVEVRRHSGQLVGTAVVDGGRLRIEAALQATESLVRRVQELGSGASSALDAADGASREVAQALDRLQEAASQLDRAAWGADPVEGTLVALVLNALLESPGARPQSSPPGSPGIADLQGRIARLRQQVDALRQADLPHLLDHVRTLRQELPALSGREVASALALLEQSGDVAAAGGSGVELVVEGAPGAMVPEAVQRALAARPGLGPMRAWVSPAGTASPSPRALVLQLVERASKVAAALAAALLVAWSLVNDWAVWTSVHLAARRGSDRRALARARRRMALAGAGSGLVMGTLAGAMAFWGQEGAWIGAVSCAGALAGLAAGWWHERLAPVDGDAVEAARAAGLSLPAVLEYVVAPESRPWVLAWTASRRPPRSAPAAVAQAASRPGRGQPAPAGEGTSAPALEAVGLVKRFESHRALDGVSLSLGRGETVVVMGPSGCGKSTLLRCLKGLVEPDEGRVLMDGQDLHRMAPGPRQAMRRRVGLVFQRPQLVSHLPVLDNVALAATAAGLPWEQAREAAWHWLKALDMQAAAGRLPSQLSGGEGQRAAIARALVTDPEVVLWDEPTSQLDPLLVAELLGLMEELIRRLRTTMLVVTHEPRFALRVGQRLVLMEAGRIVEEGEPRRVLSEPASPVGRRLAELVAI, from the coding sequence CCGTGGAGCTGGCGCTCGGCGAGGCAGGCCGGTGGGACGTGCTCGTGCAGGTCCAAGAGGATCGGCTCGGGGAGGCGCGCGGCGCCATCCAGCAGCTGGCGGCCAGCCGCTACCCGGGCGCCCGGGTGCGAACCGGCCCGACCGCGGCGGGGAGCGCCGTGGTGTTGCTCTCCCTGCCGCCGTCCATGCGCACCGGCCCCTCCTTCGAACGGCTGGGCCGCGAACTGCAGGGCATTCCCGGGGTGGTGGCCTGGGTGCCCCTCGTGGAACCCTCCATCGTCGTGAGCCGGCTCCATCCGGCCATCGCCGCTCGGGTCCAGGACCAGGCCGAACGCGACCGGGGCGTGGCGTACACGTTTTTCCACGGGAGCGATCTCGTCCTCGTGCTGCGGCGCCCGGAGGAGCTCTCCCGGGTGCGGGCGCGGCTCGACGAGTGGCTGGGAGGCTACCGGGTCATCCGGGTGAGCCCCCAGGTACCCGCCGGATCGCCGGCGCCGGGCCAGAGCGGGCTCGGCCGGCTGGCACAGGACGTATCGGCGGCCGTCTCGGCCATGCCGGGGCGCCCGAAGGTGGCGTACGCGGGGCCGGTGGCCGAAGGAAGCGGAGCGGCCGCGGTACGGTGGGCCGGCCGCATGCGGGACTTCCTCCTGCAGTACGCCACCGTGGCCCGCATCGAGCCCAGGCAGGACCTGTCGCCGCCGCTGGCGGGCGGGGAAGAGGTGGAGGTCGGCAGGCTCGCCGCCCGGGTGCTGCCCGGGCCGAGCGGCAGCCCGGTGGCGGTGCTCCTGGACGACCCGGCGTCGTCCGTGGACCTGCTCGGCAAGACGGTCGAGGTACGCAGGCACTCGGGCCAGCTGGTCGGCACCGCCGTGGTGGACGGGGGCCGGCTGCGCATCGAGGCTGCGCTGCAAGCCACCGAATCGCTGGTGCGGCGGGTACAGGAGCTCGGCTCCGGGGCCTCCTCGGCCCTCGACGCTGCCGACGGAGCCTCTCGAGAGGTGGCGCAGGCGCTCGACCGCTTGCAGGAGGCTGCCTCCCAACTCGACCGCGCGGCGTGGGGAGCCGACCCGGTCGAGGGCACCCTGGTCGCCCTGGTGCTCAACGCCCTTCTCGAAAGTCCCGGCGCCAGACCGCAAAGCTCCCCTCCGGGCTCTCCCGGCATCGCGGACCTCCAGGGGCGCATCGCGCGACTCCGCCAGCAGGTCGACGCGCTCCGCCAGGCCGACCTTCCCCATCTCCTCGACCACGTGCGCACCTTGCGCCAGGAGCTGCCCGCCCTGAGCGGCCGGGAGGTGGCCTCGGCGCTCGCCCTCCTCGAACAGTCCGGCGACGTGGCGGCGGCCGGCGGCTCCGGCGTGGAACTGGTCGTGGAGGGTGCCCCCGGTGCGATGGTCCCGGAAGCGGTGCAGCGCGCCCTGGCTGCCCGCCCCGGGCTCGGGCCCATGCGCGCCTGGGTGTCGCCGGCGGGTACGGCCTCGCCGAGCCCGCGAGCGCTGGTGCTGCAACTGGTAGAGCGTGCCTCGAAGGTGGCCGCCGCGCTGGCCGCGGCCTTGCTGGTGGCATGGAGCCTGGTCAACGACTGGGCGGTATGGACTTCGGTCCACCTGGCGGCCCGGCGGGGAAGCGACCGCCGCGCCCTCGCGCGCGCACGTCGCCGGATGGCCCTGGCCGGCGCGGGCAGCGGCCTGGTGATGGGCACGCTCGCCGGGGCGATGGCCTTCTGGGGGCAGGAAGGCGCCTGGATCGGGGCGGTCTCCTGTGCAGGCGCCCTGGCGGGGCTGGCGGCCGGGTGGTGGCACGAGCGCCTGGCGCCGGTGGACGGCGACGCCGTGGAGGCAGCAAGGGCGGCAGGCTTGAGCCTGCCGGCCGTCCTCGAGTACGTGGTGGCGCCGGAGTCCCGGCCATGGGTCCTGGCCTGGACCGCTTCCCGGCGCCCGCCTCGTTCTGCACCCGCTGCGGTGGCGCAGGCCGCCTCACGCCCGGGACGCGGGCAGCCGGCTCCTGCCGGCGAAGGGACGAGTGCGCCCGCGCTCGAGGCGGTAGGGCTCGTCAAGCGCTTCGAGTCGCACCGGGCGCTCGACGGGGTCTCGCTGTCGCTCGGGCGGGGGGAGACGGTGGTCGTCATGGGACCGTCCGGCTGCGGCAAGTCCACGCTCTTGCGCTGCCTCAAGGGGCTGGTGGAGCCCGACGAAGGCCGGGTCCTGATGGACGGCCAGGACCTCCACCGCATGGCCCCCGGCCCCCGGCAGGCCATGCGCCGGCGGGTGGGACTCGTGTTCCAGCGCCCCCAGCTGGTGAGCCATCTCCCCGTCCTGGACAACGTGGCGCTGGCGGCCACGGCTGCCGGCCTTCCCTGGGAGCAGGCCCGGGAGGCCGCGTGGCACTGGTTGAAGGCGCTGGACATGCAGGCGGCCGCGGGGCGGTTGCCTTCCCAACTTTCGGGGGGCGAGGGCCAGCGCGCGGCCATCGCCCGAGCCCTCGTGACCGATCCAGAAGTCGTGCTGTGGGACGAACCCACCTCCCAGCTCGACCCGCTGCTCGTGGCCGAGCTCCTGGGCCTCATGGAGGAACTCATCCGCCGGTTGAGAACCACGATGCTCGTCGTCACCCATGAGCCGCGGTTTGCCCTCCGCGTCGGTCAGCGCCTGGTGCTGATGGAAGCGGGGAGGATCGTCGAAGAAGGAGAGCCCCGCCGCGTCCTATCGGAGCCGGCGTCGCCGGTTGGCCGGCGGCTTGCCGAGCTGGTCGCCATCTGA
- the lpxA gene encoding acyl-ACP--UDP-N-acetylglucosamine O-acyltransferase, which produces MSTGRSRTSVARDPTAVVAEGAELDESVAIGPYVVIEPGVTVAAGTRLDAFVVLKGPTSIGRDNRIGTGAVLGGEPQDLKYGGEPTRLVIGDANRIGAYVTISRGTPGGHGVTTIGNGNVLEDGAHVGHDCQVGDGVRLGAGAALAGHVVVDDGAEIGPLAGVHQFVHVGRFARIEGHAMVGRDVPPYVVVAGNPASVAGINEEAMRRRGLDAGVVAAVESALRLIYESGLRLEEAVARIERELPPVDEVRELVRFVRERHRGVIR; this is translated from the coding sequence GTGAGCACGGGCCGGAGCCGGACGTCCGTTGCGAGAGATCCCACGGCCGTGGTCGCCGAGGGCGCCGAGCTGGACGAGTCGGTCGCGATAGGGCCGTACGTGGTGATCGAGCCGGGCGTGACGGTCGCCGCCGGGACCCGCCTCGACGCCTTCGTGGTGCTCAAGGGACCCACGAGCATCGGGCGGGACAACCGGATCGGGACGGGCGCCGTGCTGGGCGGTGAGCCGCAGGACCTCAAGTACGGGGGCGAGCCGACCCGCCTCGTGATCGGGGACGCTAACCGTATCGGCGCCTACGTCACGATAAGCCGCGGCACGCCCGGCGGGCACGGGGTCACGACGATCGGCAACGGCAACGTCCTCGAAGACGGCGCCCACGTGGGCCACGACTGCCAGGTGGGCGACGGGGTCCGGCTCGGCGCCGGGGCCGCGCTGGCGGGCCACGTCGTGGTGGACGACGGCGCGGAGATAGGGCCCCTGGCCGGGGTGCATCAGTTCGTGCACGTGGGGCGCTTTGCCCGCATCGAGGGCCACGCCATGGTGGGACGGGACGTGCCTCCGTACGTCGTGGTGGCGGGCAACCCGGCGAGCGTGGCGGGGATCAACGAGGAGGCCATGCGGCGCCGCGGGCTGGATGCCGGCGTCGTGGCGGCCGTGGAGTCGGCCCTGAGGCTGATCTACGAGTCGGGCCTGCGTCTCGAGGAGGCCGTCGCTCGCATCGAGCGGGAGCTGCCACCGGTCGACGAGGTCCGGGAGCTGGTGCGCTTCGTGCGGGAGCGCCACCGGGGAGTGATCCGGTGA